atcaaagaccatgggatcacatatgatatcacacaaatcgttagacaaaaaaataaacacattgactacaataccggttagtaagatgaaggtgagtctcattagtattgttagtcagacattaaataagtacgcaggttagtatttatgtcagtctcatttacgtttaggtgccgagaaagatcctatcattacttgttaccacaatttcccttaactgattattattcaatgattaaggataggcagggccaccaataatctaatgtctattaacgtgtgtcaatttcagactaaacagttaaacaggaatgagaagatatttctcggcgttgacaggtcttttttctaaaattgtcaacaaaacagtttaatgcaacacacatttatatttaagcaaaactaaatgatattacacattgttgagttatgaatcacagaataacatttctaattgatttctcaaatgtcatgaatcataaacttatctgaacttcttcgcagagaggcctctctggcttcgggctcagataacagcacacggcacgaggtccgtgtggtttggaacaaagctatttaaatgacttccccagacatctcacagcagggattccaagctatttggcccattctctgtgccatcctcccaagactttgatgtaaaccagttcacatgctgatgagttaaggaaatctgataactttgggggggagaggtcttctttagataagagcattttagctctgagctgaagcactgatcagAATACACCCCCACACTTAACGTTACaccagcgtggcgagcatggcaacagaATAGAGGCACAGTCTGAGGAACTACCTGCTGgcatcaggcggctcttctctcgattgacccgtataatgtataaatgtataaataatgatCCCATCCTAGTTTGCATGTGGCTCCGGAActggagctggttaaaagcagtcggagctggagcagcagtgtggagctgcacTGGAGACGGCCTGGTGCTGCAGCTCCggagccagcctggagctggagctgaacctcagGAGCCACTCtgccggagccagcaaacccggagcactgccaaccATATACCTGAGGGTTCCTCAGATATTCTCAAGAATTCTAATTCTATTTTATGGGTTGAGACAGAGAAGACAGTTATTTCCTTCTTGATTGGTACAAACAAATTGTAACTTATTAACAAGAGACGTTTAAACTACTTACTACATAgactttatgaatgaataaccCCTTGGTCAAGGATGCTAACACAGCatgttttgttaaacaacaaacaacagaaTGCAGAGCCTTAGAGATAAGAGAGCTATATTTGTTGAGAGGGGCTGTGTCAGCCCTTGCCAGGTCCAAAGAGTACAGAGAAACACAGTCAGCTTTAAAACtctagaaatattaaatttagtTCTTCAATATCAACCTTACAGAACCCCATTACAGTTTcttccttcctccctctcttACCTAATCTCCATCCCTCCCACTATCTCTCAGTACAACTTCTCAACGGACACTGTCTCGTAGTACTCGCCTGCCCTCTTTGGCTCTCCCGTGGTACACAAGTGCAGAGTGTCCACAGCCACTGCCCCAAAGTCAAACCTAAGCCTGGTGCCCTGTATCCTCTTGAACACTCTCCCCTCATCCCTGCCCTTCACCTTGGCCAGTGTGGCTTGGTAGCATGGTGAGCGCGAATGGGAGTGCAGCAGCCCCCTTTCTGTGAAGCGGTCCTGGAGCACCCTGTTGAAGGAGCTGAGTGCAGCCAGGGGGCGAGGACTGAGAAACAGGACCTTGCCCCCAAAATTACCCAGCcagggggagaaagagagggtgaGGGGGGGCAGGCACAGCTGACGGTGCTCCTGGGCGAAGTCCCTCAGGATGCGGACAGCCTCAGAAACATCACCGGGGCCTCGCAGGGAGAGCAGGCACAGGGTGACGTGCAGGGTCTCGGCAGGCACCCAGTGCCAGGCAGAGAGGTGAAGGCTATCGGTGAGAAGCTCCCGCGTACGCTTAAAGGCCTGGATGAACTTCTGTCCGTCCAGGCGCACAGAGATTAAATGGGTGGGTTTGGAGGGGCAACGGTCACGACCCCTGTTTTCAGTCATCCCCCCTTCCACCATCTCCTCCTCCATCATTTgcttttcttgttcttcttcttgttcTGTGGCACCTCC
This Amia ocellicauda isolate fAmiCal2 chromosome 15, fAmiCal2.hap1, whole genome shotgun sequence DNA region includes the following protein-coding sequences:
- the LOC136771915 gene encoding leukocyte receptor cluster member 9; this translates as MRTADDVISRIRWDPSLDSSLFSVGYLDRFLGLLEQPFAQFSWDAELCSVDCSQELAVPRHRIQYFNCGGRRVWDRAARLDRVFGSTGDPLDPLCAEQGEEGNTTLRAGNDQQPPGSPMHEAGSNLQETGSADGEAGSGGLETCGGSDLRPLTQRLSLSPRMTEGQDGDKPGGATEQEEEQEKQMMEEEMVEGGMTENRGRDRCPSKPTHLISVRLDGQKFIQAFKRTRELLTDSLHLSAWHWVPAETLHVTLCLLSLRGPGDVSEAVRILRDFAQEHRQLCLPPLTLSFSPWLGNFGGKVLFLSPRPLAALSSFNRVLQDRFTERGLLHSHSRSPCYQATLAKVKGRDEGRVFKRIQGTRLRFDFGAVAVDTLHLCTTGEPKRAGEYYETVSVEKLY